In Planctomycetota bacterium, a single window of DNA contains:
- a CDS encoding FAD-binding oxidoreductase translates to MDVVIVGAGIVGAASALALARAGCRVTVVEERFPGGGATAAGMGHVVVIDDSPAQIALTSRGRALWESLAPHLPAAAEYRRPGTAWVAAAADELAEAAAKAERLAAAGVAARLIGPEELAHLEPALRPGLAGALVVPDDAVVYPPPVAAWMVAEAVAAGARLRRGVAATAVEPGGVLRLADGGRIEADAVVVATGAAAARLVPGVPIRPRKGHLVITDRAPGLIHHQVVELGYVKRAHDVGTDSVAFNVQPRATGQVLVGSSRQIDVTSPAVEPKLLETMLARCFEYLPRLATVPAIRVWTGLRAATPDGLPLVGPWPAIAGLWLATGHEGLGITTAPATAEGLVAGLLGRDAVVDPAPWLPARFLAVPVEAAR, encoded by the coding sequence ATGGACGTCGTGATCGTCGGAGCGGGGATCGTCGGCGCCGCCTCGGCGCTCGCCTTGGCCCGCGCCGGCTGCCGGGTGACGGTCGTCGAGGAGCGGTTCCCCGGGGGCGGAGCCACGGCGGCCGGGATGGGCCACGTCGTCGTCATCGACGATTCCCCGGCCCAGATCGCGCTCACCTCGCGGGGCCGGGCGCTGTGGGAATCGCTCGCCCCTCACCTCCCCGCGGCAGCGGAGTATCGGCGGCCGGGCACGGCCTGGGTCGCCGCCGCCGCCGACGAACTGGCCGAGGCTGCCGCCAAGGCCGAGCGCCTCGCGGCGGCCGGGGTAGCGGCCCGGCTCATCGGGCCCGAGGAACTGGCGCACCTCGAGCCGGCGCTCCGCCCCGGCTTGGCCGGGGCGCTCGTCGTGCCGGACGACGCCGTCGTCTATCCGCCTCCCGTGGCGGCGTGGATGGTGGCGGAAGCCGTCGCCGCCGGCGCGCGGCTGCGGCGCGGCGTCGCGGCGACGGCGGTCGAGCCCGGCGGCGTGCTGCGCCTCGCCGACGGCGGCCGCATCGAGGCCGACGCGGTCGTCGTCGCCACCGGCGCCGCCGCCGCGCGGCTCGTGCCCGGTGTGCCGATCCGGCCGCGCAAGGGGCACCTCGTGATCACCGACCGCGCGCCGGGGTTGATCCACCACCAGGTGGTCGAGCTCGGCTATGTGAAGCGCGCCCACGACGTCGGCACCGACTCGGTCGCGTTCAACGTCCAACCGCGCGCGACGGGGCAGGTGCTCGTCGGCTCGTCGCGGCAGATCGACGTCACCTCGCCGGCGGTCGAGCCGAAGCTGCTCGAGACGATGCTCGCGCGCTGCTTCGAATACCTGCCGCGGTTGGCGACGGTACCGGCGATCCGCGTCTGGACCGGGCTGCGGGCGGCGACCCCCGACGGGCTGCCGCTGGTCGGCCCGTGGCCGGCGATCGCCGGCCTCTGGCTGGCGACCGGCCACGAAGGGCTCGGGATCACGACGGCGCCCGCCACCGCCGAAGGGCTGGTCGCCGGACTCCTCGGCCGCGACGCGGTGGTCGATCCGGCACCATGGCTGCCGGCGCGGTTCCTGGCGGTGCCCGTGGAGGCCGCGCGATGA
- a CDS encoding dihydrodipicolinate synthase family protein, giving the protein MPIDWCGVYAAATTEFHPDERLDPAATKLHFERLIDDGIHGLVVMGTVGEGTSLDPDEKREVLRLGIEASRGRVPVVTGVAEYTTRAACRWAAEAERLGADGLMVLPGMVYKPRPAENLAHFRAVARASGLPVMLYNNPVSYGVDLRPEQIAELADEPTIRAVKESSDDPRRITDIANLVGDRYVLLCGVDDLVLESIVLGARGWVSGLVNAFPAENRLLWDLTLAGRFDEARAVYRWYTPLLHLDTRPTLVQCIKLAAALTGLGGEAVRAPRRPLDGAEREEVVALVRRAIRDRPPTRTGGA; this is encoded by the coding sequence ATGCCGATCGACTGGTGCGGCGTCTACGCCGCCGCGACGACCGAATTCCACCCCGACGAGCGGCTCGACCCGGCGGCGACGAAGCTCCACTTCGAGCGGCTCATCGACGACGGGATTCACGGCCTGGTGGTGATGGGCACCGTCGGCGAAGGCACCTCGCTCGATCCCGACGAGAAGCGCGAGGTGCTCCGGCTCGGTATCGAAGCCTCGCGCGGGCGGGTGCCGGTGGTGACCGGCGTCGCCGAATACACGACCCGCGCCGCCTGCCGCTGGGCCGCCGAGGCGGAGCGGCTCGGCGCCGACGGCCTGATGGTCCTGCCGGGGATGGTCTACAAGCCGCGCCCCGCGGAGAACCTCGCCCACTTCCGCGCCGTCGCCCGGGCCAGTGGGCTGCCGGTGATGCTCTACAACAACCCCGTCTCGTACGGCGTCGACCTCCGCCCCGAGCAGATCGCCGAGTTGGCCGACGAGCCGACGATCCGCGCCGTCAAGGAGTCGAGCGACGACCCGCGGCGGATCACCGACATCGCCAACCTCGTCGGCGACCGCTACGTGCTTCTCTGCGGCGTCGACGACCTGGTGCTCGAGAGCATCGTGCTGGGGGCGCGCGGCTGGGTCTCGGGGCTGGTCAACGCCTTCCCGGCCGAGAACCGGCTGCTGTGGGATCTGACGTTGGCGGGGCGGTTCGACGAGGCCCGGGCCGTCTACCGCTGGTACACGCCGCTGCTCCACCTCGACACGCGCCCGACCCTCGTCCAGTGCATCAAGCTGGCGGCGGCGCTGACCGGACTGGGGGGCGAGGCGGTGCGGGCACCGCGGCGGCCGCTCGACGGGGCGGAGCGCGAGGAGGTGGTCGCGCTTGTGCGCCGCGCGATCCGCGACCGCCCGCCGACGCGGACCGGCGGCGCATGA
- a CDS encoding hydroxyproline-2-epimerase yields the protein MNASPPPSRLRVVDSHTLGEPTRVVVDPATAAWFPARGSVREKRDAFARDHAPLRRALVGDPRGAEAMVGVIPVPPADPACRFGAVYFNRVGSLDMCGHATIGLAVTLGHLGWIEPGRFLLETPAGVVAVTWHGGADASFENVPARRTARGVAVTCADGRTVTGDIATSGLWFFITSDHGEPVEPAALPRLSARAWAIRRALEAAGRRGDGGAAIDHVVLLGPPADPANDARNFVLCPDGAFDRSPCGTGTSALVGCLHEDGRLAAGEPWRQESILGGVYVASVRRDGSAIVPTVAGRAWITAESVVAFAADDPYRLGLPALPRQEQVP from the coding sequence ATGAACGCCTCCCCACCGCCGTCGCGCCTCCGCGTGGTCGACTCGCACACGCTCGGCGAGCCGACGCGGGTGGTCGTCGATCCGGCGACGGCCGCGTGGTTCCCGGCGCGCGGCTCGGTGCGCGAGAAGCGCGACGCCTTCGCCCGCGATCACGCTCCCCTCCGCCGAGCCCTGGTCGGCGATCCACGCGGCGCCGAGGCGATGGTCGGCGTGATCCCGGTGCCCCCCGCCGACCCGGCGTGCCGGTTCGGGGCGGTGTATTTCAACCGCGTCGGCTCCCTCGACATGTGCGGCCACGCCACGATCGGGCTGGCGGTCACGCTCGGGCACCTCGGCTGGATCGAGCCGGGGCGGTTCCTCCTCGAGACCCCGGCCGGCGTCGTCGCCGTCACCTGGCACGGCGGTGCCGACGCGAGCTTCGAGAACGTCCCCGCCCGGCGCACGGCGCGCGGCGTCGCCGTGACGTGTGCCGACGGCCGGACCGTGACCGGCGACATCGCCACGTCGGGGTTGTGGTTCTTCATCACCTCCGACCACGGCGAACCGGTCGAACCGGCGGCGCTGCCGCGGCTGTCGGCGCGCGCCTGGGCGATCCGCCGCGCGCTGGAGGCGGCGGGCCGCCGCGGCGACGGCGGCGCGGCGATCGATCACGTCGTCCTCCTTGGCCCGCCGGCCGATCCGGCCAACGACGCGCGCAATTTCGTCCTCTGCCCCGACGGCGCCTTCGACCGCTCGCCGTGCGGCACCGGCACCAGCGCCCTGGTCGGCTGCCTCCACGAAGACGGCCGGCTCGCCGCCGGCGAGCCGTGGCGCCAGGAGAGCATCCTCGGCGGCGTCTACGTCGCTTCGGTGCGCCGCGACGGGAGCGCGATCGTGCCGACCGTCGCCGGGCGCGCCTGGATCACGGCCGAGAGTGTCGTCGCCTTCGCCGCCGACGATCCCTACCGGCTCGGCCTGCCGGCGCTCCCGCGCCAGGAGCAGGTGCCGTGA
- a CDS encoding DUF1501 domain-containing protein, producing the protein MLRTPRVNAGLDRLRADLDAGGMLRARDAFDAQAVDMLTSPAARAAFDLAREPDAVRERYGRHRFGQRALLARRLVEAGCTFVTVVMEHPGGTMPASGTYNWDSHVVNCHIFDDARWRLPYYDQAVTALVEDLSARGLDRDVLLVVTGEFGRTPRLENVVGSQTNVHQPGRDHWPGAMSLLVAGGGTRGGQVIGATDAQGGHPRDRPLSPNDVWATVYRHLGIDPSWTVTDHAGRPMPILPSGAPIAELL; encoded by the coding sequence ATGCTTCGGACTCCGCGCGTTAACGCCGGGCTCGACCGGCTCCGCGCCGACCTCGACGCCGGCGGCATGCTCCGCGCCCGCGACGCGTTCGACGCCCAGGCCGTCGACATGCTCACCAGCCCCGCCGCCCGCGCGGCCTTCGATCTGGCGCGCGAGCCGGATGCCGTCCGCGAGCGTTACGGTCGCCACCGCTTCGGCCAGCGGGCGCTGCTCGCCCGGCGCCTCGTCGAGGCGGGATGCACGTTCGTGACGGTCGTGATGGAGCATCCCGGGGGCACGATGCCCGCCAGCGGCACCTACAACTGGGATTCGCACGTCGTCAATTGCCACATCTTCGACGACGCCCGCTGGCGGCTGCCGTACTACGACCAGGCGGTCACGGCGCTGGTCGAGGATCTCTCCGCCCGCGGCCTCGACCGCGACGTGCTCCTGGTGGTCACGGGGGAGTTCGGCCGGACGCCGCGCCTCGAGAACGTCGTCGGCTCGCAGACCAACGTCCACCAGCCGGGGCGCGACCACTGGCCCGGCGCGATGTCGCTGCTCGTCGCCGGCGGGGGCACGCGCGGCGGTCAGGTGATCGGCGCCACCGACGCCCAGGGGGGCCACCCGCGCGACCGGCCGCTGTCGCCCAACGACGTCTGGGCGACCGTCTACCGCCACCTCGGGATCGACCCGTCGTGGACCGTGACCGACCATGCGGGGCGGCCGATGCCGATCCTCCCGTCCGGGGCCCCGATCGCCGAGCTCCTCTGA
- a CDS encoding c-type cytochrome, protein MRRPPLPVIVVALAVAGAMAPAAASGLRAGVALVEITPPGETPGEIIGGFLPVPVRAVHDPLHARCLVLDDGTTKVALVVCDLLGIHRAVSDAARARIARDVGIPPEAVLIAATHTHSATSALGDRLAAAAPLDAYQEAVVAKIGAAVATAAGGLVPAEIGWGAVEAPEHLSNRRWHMRPGTVPANPFGAVDMVQMNPPAGSTDLVEPAGPTDPTLSFLAVRRRGGGLLAVMATYGLHYVGGVGPGEISADYFAEFAAELARRTAGPDGTALVMLANGASGDVNNIDFTGTRPPRAPSEQMRLVAHDLAARVAAALPGVACSADARLGCRAREVEVGHRVPTAEQLAWARQTRAGAAPPPGKADLPWIYAERVLALADHPPRVAVPVQVLRLGPGVIGTMPCEVFAEIGLEFARRAAGRPAVLVSLAHGYFGYLPSARHHRLGGYETWLGTNRLDASSSAVLLDALVAMADELAREAPAPAAVRRSAELPDGLVMELAAAEPAVVDPVAITFDERGRPYVVEYRDYPTGPPGGGPPLSRIVRLDDADGDGVFESSTTFADGLAFAQGVLALRGGILVTASPDLVFLADDDGDGRADRREVVATGFRVGNPQLRAACPTLGIDNAVWITGGLSGGKVHRPGDPADTGVSIDRRDLRYDPLRGTLAAAAGFGQFGNTRDDVGRRFVASNRNPLVAVILPAAALERNALVDVGPGSADAAPSGADSRVFPIVATRSTALSHAGTHTSACGLTIFRGDLLGPDAVGDAFTCEPVGHLVTRRRLQRAGTAFASRRVEPDGRDFLAARETFFRPVFTATGPDGALWVVDMCRGSVEHPDYMPPGVAATVDHRAGDTAGRVWRIRDPARPIRPWEPPATAAAAVALLSDPNGWRRDTAQRLLVEGRFADAANELERFVATVDELPATVHALWALDGLGRLTPAQVARAAASSHAPVRETAARLAQEAVGWWGPGVDRGDLADTLATRLSADPDPAVRLEATLLAAGRDSPAATAALAAAALRGDLDGFTARAIASGARGRALELLHAIAGASSRLSPAPDREWLVDALAATAAGTPAEVDGLVALATDSGVRGAWFDVAVLGGLVRRVPLAGRADRRRFAGAVDRAAAVAADASAATGSRLAAIRCLAAAAGGEAAPAAAAADPAVVRECLGGLAARTQPAPIQQAALGALATSADPTALALVIDALPGLEPTVRAAVIGTVADRRDAAAGLLTAIEEGKVPAALVPLDRRAVLAKSADEGIRVAAARIWPPEGAGEAAARIGDLVALAAHGGDLGRGRDVFARHCAACHRAGGSGQAVGPDLAEAADRPLEKLVTDIVDPNRSVEPRYEAAVVVTVDGDVVDGVLVESSADTVVLARAGGERRAVPRSAIETLSATGRSLMPEGFGRTIPAVEFVDLIEFLRDGRPVPRVP, encoded by the coding sequence ATGCGCCGCCCCCCCCTGCCCGTGATCGTCGTCGCACTGGCCGTCGCCGGCGCGATGGCCCCCGCAGCCGCCAGTGGCCTTCGTGCCGGTGTCGCCCTGGTCGAGATCACCCCTCCGGGCGAAACACCAGGGGAGATCATCGGCGGGTTTCTCCCGGTGCCCGTCCGCGCCGTCCACGATCCGCTCCACGCGCGCTGCCTGGTCCTCGACGACGGCACGACGAAGGTGGCGCTGGTCGTCTGTGACCTGCTCGGGATCCACCGCGCGGTGAGCGACGCGGCGCGGGCGCGGATCGCGCGCGACGTCGGGATCCCCCCCGAGGCCGTCCTCATCGCGGCCACCCACACCCACTCGGCCACCAGCGCCCTCGGCGACCGGCTCGCCGCCGCCGCCCCGCTCGACGCCTATCAGGAAGCGGTCGTCGCGAAGATCGGCGCCGCCGTCGCCACGGCAGCCGGTGGGCTCGTGCCGGCGGAGATCGGCTGGGGGGCCGTCGAGGCGCCCGAGCACCTCTCCAACCGGCGCTGGCACATGCGCCCAGGTACCGTGCCCGCCAATCCGTTCGGCGCGGTCGACATGGTGCAGATGAATCCCCCCGCCGGGAGCACCGATCTCGTCGAGCCCGCCGGCCCGACCGATCCCACGCTCTCGTTCCTCGCGGTCAGGCGCCGCGGCGGCGGCCTCCTGGCGGTGATGGCGACCTACGGCCTCCACTATGTCGGTGGCGTCGGCCCCGGGGAGATCTCGGCCGACTATTTCGCCGAGTTCGCCGCCGAACTGGCACGGCGGACCGCCGGCCCGGACGGTACGGCGCTGGTGATGCTCGCCAACGGGGCCAGCGGCGACGTCAACAACATCGACTTCACCGGCACGCGCCCGCCGCGCGCGCCCTCCGAGCAGATGCGCCTCGTCGCCCACGATCTCGCCGCGCGCGTCGCCGCCGCCCTCCCCGGCGTAGCCTGCTCCGCCGACGCGCGGCTCGGCTGCCGGGCCCGCGAGGTCGAGGTCGGCCACCGCGTCCCGACGGCGGAGCAACTGGCGTGGGCGCGGCAGACGCGCGCCGGCGCCGCGCCGCCCCCTGGCAAGGCTGACCTGCCGTGGATCTACGCCGAGCGCGTCTTGGCGCTGGCCGACCACCCGCCGCGCGTTGCCGTGCCGGTCCAGGTGCTGCGGCTCGGCCCGGGGGTGATCGGCACGATGCCGTGCGAGGTGTTCGCCGAGATCGGCCTCGAATTCGCGCGGCGGGCGGCGGGCCGGCCGGCGGTGCTCGTGTCGCTGGCGCACGGCTATTTCGGCTACCTGCCGTCGGCCCGCCACCATCGCCTCGGCGGCTACGAGACCTGGCTGGGAACCAACCGCCTCGACGCGTCCTCGTCCGCGGTGCTGCTTGACGCCCTGGTGGCGATGGCCGACGAACTGGCGCGCGAGGCACCGGCGCCCGCGGCGGTGCGCCGGTCTGCCGAACTGCCCGACGGCCTCGTGATGGAGCTCGCCGCCGCGGAGCCGGCGGTCGTCGATCCGGTGGCGATCACGTTCGACGAGCGCGGCCGCCCCTACGTCGTCGAGTACCGCGACTATCCCACCGGTCCGCCGGGGGGCGGGCCGCCGCTGTCGCGGATCGTCCGTCTCGACGACGCCGACGGTGACGGCGTGTTCGAGTCGTCGACGACGTTCGCCGACGGGCTGGCCTTCGCCCAGGGGGTGCTGGCGCTGCGCGGCGGGATCCTCGTCACCGCCTCCCCGGACCTGGTGTTCCTCGCCGACGACGACGGCGACGGCCGTGCCGACCGCCGCGAGGTGGTGGCGACGGGGTTCAGGGTCGGTAATCCGCAGCTCCGTGCCGCCTGCCCGACACTCGGGATCGACAACGCGGTCTGGATCACCGGAGGGCTGTCCGGCGGCAAAGTCCACCGCCCCGGCGATCCCGCCGACACCGGCGTGTCGATCGACCGCCGCGACCTCCGCTACGACCCGCTCCGCGGCACGCTCGCCGCCGCCGCCGGCTTCGGCCAGTTCGGCAACACTCGCGACGACGTCGGCCGGCGCTTCGTCGCCAGCAATCGCAACCCGCTGGTCGCCGTGATCCTGCCGGCGGCGGCGCTGGAGCGCAACGCGCTGGTCGACGTCGGCCCCGGCTCCGCCGATGCCGCGCCGTCCGGCGCCGACAGCCGCGTGTTCCCGATCGTCGCCACGCGGTCGACGGCGCTGTCGCACGCCGGCACCCACACCAGCGCCTGCGGCCTGACGATCTTCCGTGGCGATCTCCTCGGTCCCGACGCCGTCGGCGATGCCTTCACCTGCGAGCCGGTCGGCCACCTCGTCACCCGTCGCCGCCTCCAGCGCGCCGGGACGGCATTCGCCAGCCGGCGCGTCGAGCCCGACGGCCGCGACTTCCTCGCCGCGCGCGAGACCTTCTTCCGCCCGGTGTTCACGGCCACGGGCCCCGACGGCGCGCTGTGGGTCGTCGACATGTGCCGCGGCAGCGTCGAGCACCCCGACTACATGCCCCCCGGCGTCGCCGCCACCGTCGACCACCGGGCCGGTGACACGGCAGGGCGCGTGTGGCGGATCCGCGATCCGGCCCGGCCCATCCGCCCCTGGGAGCCTCCGGCCACCGCTGCCGCCGCAGTCGCGCTGCTCTCCGACCCCAACGGCTGGCGGCGTGACACCGCCCAGCGGCTCCTCGTCGAGGGTCGCTTCGCCGACGCGGCAAACGAATTGGAGCGGTTCGTGGCCACGGTCGACGAGCTCCCGGCCACGGTCCACGCACTGTGGGCGCTCGACGGTCTCGGCAGGCTCACGCCGGCCCAGGTCGCCCGCGCCGCCGCGAGCAGCCATGCGCCCGTCCGCGAAACCGCCGCACGGCTGGCGCAGGAGGCCGTCGGCTGGTGGGGACCGGGGGTGGACCGGGGCGACCTCGCCGACACGCTCGCGACGCGCCTCTCCGCCGATCCCGATCCCGCCGTCCGCCTCGAGGCGACGCTCCTCGCCGCGGGGCGCGATTCCCCGGCTGCCACGGCGGCCCTCGCCGCAGCCGCGCTGCGAGGCGATCTCGACGGCTTCACCGCCCGGGCGATCGCCTCGGGAGCACGGGGCCGGGCGCTCGAACTGCTCCACGCCATCGCCGGGGCTTCTTCCCGGCTCTCCCCCGCGCCCGACCGCGAGTGGCTCGTCGACGCGCTGGCGGCGACCGCCGCCGGCACACCCGCCGAGGTCGACGGGCTGGTGGCACTGGCCACCGACTCCGGCGTCCGGGGTGCATGGTTCGACGTCGCGGTGCTGGGAGGCTTGGTGCGCCGTGTGCCGCTGGCCGGGCGCGCCGACCGCCGGCGTTTCGCCGGTGCCGTCGACCGCGCGGCCGCCGTGGCCGCCGACGCCAGCGCGGCCACAGGGTCGCGCCTCGCCGCGATCCGCTGCCTCGCGGCTGCCGCCGGCGGGGAGGCAGCGCCCGCGGCCGCGGCTGCCGACCCGGCCGTGGTCCGCGAATGCCTCGGGGGCCTCGCCGCGCGGACCCAACCGGCCCCGATCCAGCAGGCGGCGCTGGGAGCGCTGGCCACGAGTGCCGATCCGACGGCACTGGCGCTGGTGATCGACGCCCTTCCCGGTCTCGAGCCGACCGTGCGCGCCGCCGTGATCGGCACCGTGGCCGATCGCCGCGACGCCGCCGCCGGCCTGCTGACGGCGATCGAGGAGGGGAAGGTGCCGGCCGCTCTCGTGCCGCTCGACCGCCGCGCCGTGCTGGCCAAGTCGGCCGACGAGGGGATCCGCGTTGCGGCCGCGCGGATCTGGCCCCCTGAGGGTGCCGGCGAGGCCGCCGCGCGGATCGGCGACCTGGTCGCGCTGGCCGCCCATGGCGGTGACCTCGGGCGCGGCCGCGACGTCTTCGCCCGCCACTGCGCTGCCTGCCACCGTGCCGGCGGCTCGGGGCAGGCTGTCGGCCCCGATCTCGCCGAGGCCGCCGACCGGCCGCTGGAGAAACTCGTGACCGACATCGTCGATCCCAACCGCTCCGTCGAGCCGCGCTACGAGGCCGCGGTGGTGGTCACCGTCGATGGGGACGTCGTCGACGGCGTGCTCGTGGAGAGCAGCGCCGACACGGTCGTGCTCGCCCGTGCCGGCGGCGAGCGCCGCGCGGTGCCGCGCTCGGCCATCGAGACGCTCTCCGCCACCGGGCGGTCGCTGATGCCCGAGGGGTTCGGGCGCACGATCCCCGCCGTCGAGTTCGTCGACTTGATCGAGTTTCTCCGCGACGGCCGCCCCGTGCCGCGCGTGCCGTGA
- a CDS encoding acetylxylan esterase — MVASVRVACRLLAVALAVVATAGHAEDARLRPLEDLDGFFPFTPPAALDEWQARRADVRRRVLVSQGLWPAPAKTPLEPSIHGTVTKGPGAVGNAGGAGYTVSKVSFQSVPGLFVTGNLYRPAGLAEGQKVPAVLFAHGHWKDARLSEQDPAALRREIAAGEERFEQGGRSRFQSLCVQLARMGCVVWQWDMLSDSDAVQFSREVVHGFAKQRPEMNAAERWGLYSPQAESHLQSIMGLQTWNAVRSVDFVLSLPEVDPARIAVTGASGGGTQTMLLAAVDDRIALSGPMVMVSTAMQGGCTCENASLLRVGTGNVEFAALCAPRPQILNTADDWTRELAAKGFPDLQATYALHGAKDAVALKRGEHFPHNYNAVSRSAFYTFLNKQFALGFPEPVVERDYEPLAREQLSVWDADHPAPPAADPQFERDLLARLAAGSTAALTAAAATPAGLADVLRPAWQTVIGRTVATAGDATWSVAAKTAAGGVTRMAGTLANTTHGEEVPLVWLHPAAWNGTVVIWLDDGGSRALEADGVAVTPVATLVAGGASVVAPDLFTPPAEADGRQRVVKNPREAPAYTFGYNHTLFAQRVHDVLGLVRFVRTAKVGDHPAPSSVALVGLGSRGPIAAAARAVAGAAIDGAAIDTGGFRFATLVDYRDPAFLPGAGKYLDLPGMLAAGAPGRLWLAGEAEIPPVVVAAFTATGTPGAVTRFGGAKADVAGAAAAWVAK; from the coding sequence ATGGTTGCCAGTGTCCGCGTCGCGTGTCGCCTGCTCGCCGTCGCCCTGGCCGTCGTCGCCACGGCCGGCCATGCCGAGGATGCCCGGCTCCGACCGCTCGAGGACCTCGACGGCTTCTTCCCGTTCACGCCCCCGGCAGCGCTCGACGAGTGGCAGGCGCGGCGCGCGGACGTGCGGCGGCGCGTGCTGGTGTCGCAGGGCCTGTGGCCGGCGCCGGCGAAGACGCCGCTCGAGCCGTCGATCCACGGGACCGTCACCAAGGGCCCGGGCGCCGTCGGGAACGCCGGCGGCGCCGGCTACACGGTGTCGAAGGTGTCGTTCCAGAGCGTCCCGGGTCTGTTCGTCACCGGCAACCTCTACCGGCCGGCGGGGCTCGCCGAAGGCCAGAAGGTGCCGGCGGTGCTGTTCGCCCACGGCCACTGGAAGGATGCCCGGCTCTCCGAGCAGGACCCGGCGGCGCTGCGCCGGGAGATCGCGGCCGGTGAGGAGCGTTTCGAGCAGGGGGGGCGGAGCCGGTTCCAGTCGCTGTGCGTGCAGCTGGCGCGGATGGGCTGCGTCGTCTGGCAGTGGGACATGCTCTCCGATTCCGACGCGGTGCAGTTTTCCCGCGAGGTGGTCCACGGGTTCGCCAAGCAGCGTCCCGAGATGAACGCGGCCGAACGCTGGGGCCTCTACAGCCCGCAGGCCGAATCCCACCTCCAGAGCATCATGGGGCTGCAGACGTGGAACGCCGTCCGCTCGGTCGACTTCGTCCTCTCGCTGCCGGAGGTCGATCCGGCGCGGATCGCCGTCACCGGCGCCAGCGGCGGCGGGACGCAGACGATGCTGCTGGCGGCCGTCGACGACCGGATCGCCCTCTCGGGCCCGATGGTGATGGTGAGCACGGCGATGCAGGGGGGCTGCACCTGCGAGAACGCATCGTTGCTCCGCGTCGGCACCGGCAACGTCGAGTTCGCGGCGCTGTGCGCGCCGCGCCCGCAGATCTTGAACACCGCCGACGACTGGACGCGGGAACTGGCGGCGAAGGGCTTCCCCGACCTCCAGGCGACCTACGCGCTCCACGGCGCCAAGGACGCCGTGGCGCTCAAGCGCGGCGAGCACTTCCCCCACAACTACAACGCCGTCTCGCGCTCCGCCTTCTACACCTTCCTCAACAAGCAGTTCGCCCTCGGGTTCCCCGAGCCGGTGGTCGAGCGCGACTACGAGCCGCTGGCGCGCGAGCAACTCTCCGTCTGGGACGCCGATCACCCCGCCCCGCCGGCCGCCGACCCGCAGTTCGAGCGCGACCTCTTGGCGCGCCTCGCCGCCGGCTCGACCGCGGCGTTGACCGCCGCCGCCGCCACCCCCGCAGGACTCGCCGACGTGCTCCGGCCAGCATGGCAGACGGTCATCGGCCGGACGGTCGCCACGGCCGGCGATGCGACCTGGAGCGTCGCGGCCAAGACCGCCGCCGGGGGCGTCACCCGGATGGCCGGGACGCTCGCCAACACCACCCACGGCGAGGAGGTGCCGCTGGTCTGGCTCCATCCCGCCGCCTGGAACGGCACGGTCGTGATCTGGCTCGACGACGGCGGGTCGCGGGCACTCGAGGCCGACGGGGTGGCGGTAACGCCGGTGGCAACGCTCGTGGCCGGCGGCGCGAGTGTCGTCGCACCGGACCTGTTCACCCCGCCGGCCGAGGCCGACGGCCGCCAGCGGGTGGTGAAGAATCCGCGCGAGGCTCCGGCCTACACGTTCGGCTACAACCACACCCTGTTCGCGCAGCGCGTCCACGACGTCCTCGGGCTGGTTCGTTTCGTGCGGACCGCGAAGGTCGGCGACCATCCGGCGCCGAGCAGCGTCGCGCTCGTCGGTCTCGGCAGCCGGGGGCCGATCGCCGCCGCGGCCCGTGCCGTCGCCGGCGCGGCCATCGACGGCGCGGCGATCGACACGGGCGGATTCCGCTTCGCCACGCTGGTCGACTACCGCGACCCGGCGTTCCTCCCCGGCGCGGGCAAGTACCTCGACCTCCCCGGGATGCTCGCGGCGGGAGCCCCGGGGCGGCTGTGGCTGGCCGGCGAGGCGGAGATCCCGCCGGTCGTCGTGGCCGCGTTCACGGCAACCGGCACCCCGGGCGCCGTGACCCGGTTCGGCGGCGCGAAGGCCGACGTGGCCGGCGCTGCCGCCGCGTGGGTGGCGAAGTGA